In the genome of Candidatus Methylomirabilis tolerans, one region contains:
- a CDS encoding GreA/GreB family elongation factor: protein ISVLAPIGTALIGYRVGDIITWEVPAGLRRLKVEEVIYQPEASGDYHL, encoded by the coding sequence ATTTCCGTCCTCGCCCCTATCGGAACCGCCCTGATCGGATACCGGGTCGGGGACATCATAACCTGGGAAGTTCCCGCAGGGTTGAGAAGGTTGAAAGTAGAAGAGGTGATTTATCAGCCGGAGGCATCCGGAGATTATCATTTGTGA